Proteins encoded within one genomic window of Deinococcus metallilatus:
- a CDS encoding UvrD-helicase domain-containing protein gives MNQTLFDHLETVRRGAKTTVRQKRTPSTYQRTILEDVAQGVRAVTVEAGPGSGKTALLEMIAALILELGLLPAGEKAAFLAFNKDIVGTLKKVIPPEFDVRTVSSLGHLICTQNLSGLKFEPRKYDDLIREIVCEARVASPAARRELTERLGACVELHVGHALGLEPQLQDWAEAMDAVDAPILGAETALHTLTLKVLRRGLKLLQDGQVLSFLDQVLAPGVFGWRLSTPYRFLLVDELQDLSRAQLALLQAATDEHTRVVGVGDPSQSIYGFNGADQDSMRHFTELFGAMRRPLSITYRCPWRHVALAQPFGQALEAAPGAPGGTLDDLSGEEFLALARPGDLVLCRTNAPLADWCYRLVAAGIPAIVRGRDLARSLVAFARDAATFDGVEPQRDQVQDRLPLTDITGRLNGYATFLAEQLTREAEREGRDPGLRLAGLADRLSAITRVLDAGGAQTLGQLVADIRLLFQGDPERSVVLSTVHRAKGQEAERVFILEPALLPHPKARTPQALQAERCLQFVAFTRSRRDLFFVDAEHSPIPAGVRAREGG, from the coding sequence GTGAACCAGACCCTCTTCGACCACCTCGAAACGGTCCGCCGTGGCGCCAAGACCACCGTCCGGCAGAAGCGCACCCCCAGCACCTACCAGCGGACCATCCTCGAAGACGTCGCCCAGGGTGTCCGCGCCGTCACCGTGGAGGCCGGGCCGGGCAGCGGCAAGACCGCCCTGCTGGAGATGATCGCCGCCCTGATCCTGGAACTGGGGTTGCTCCCGGCAGGGGAGAAGGCCGCCTTCCTCGCCTTCAACAAGGACATCGTGGGGACCCTCAAGAAGGTCATCCCACCCGAGTTCGACGTGCGCACCGTCAGCAGCCTGGGGCACCTGATCTGTACCCAGAACCTCAGCGGCCTGAAGTTCGAGCCGCGCAAGTACGACGACCTCATTCGCGAGATCGTCTGCGAAGCCCGGGTCGCCTCGCCCGCCGCCCGGCGAGAGCTCACCGAGCGGCTGGGCGCCTGCGTCGAACTGCATGTCGGGCACGCCCTGGGGTTGGAGCCCCAGCTGCAGGATTGGGCCGAGGCGATGGACGCCGTGGACGCCCCGATCCTCGGCGCGGAGACGGCGCTGCACACCCTGACCCTGAAGGTGCTGCGGCGAGGCCTGAAGCTGTTGCAGGACGGGCAGGTCTTGAGCTTTCTCGACCAGGTGCTCGCGCCAGGAGTGTTCGGCTGGCGCCTGAGCACGCCGTACCGCTTCCTGCTGGTCGACGAGCTTCAGGACCTCTCCCGTGCACAACTGGCCCTCCTGCAGGCGGCCACCGACGAGCACACCCGGGTGGTCGGCGTCGGGGACCCGTCGCAGAGCATCTACGGCTTCAACGGCGCCGATCAGGACAGCATGCGCCACTTCACCGAACTGTTCGGGGCCATGCGGCGGCCGCTGTCGATCACCTACCGCTGCCCCTGGCGGCACGTTGCACTCGCCCAACCCTTCGGCCAAGCCCTCGAAGCCGCCCCGGGCGCACCGGGGGGCACCCTCGATGATCTCAGCGGCGAGGAGTTCCTTGCGCTGGCGAGGCCCGGCGACCTGGTGCTCTGTCGCACGAACGCGCCGCTCGCCGACTGGTGTTACCGGCTGGTGGCCGCGGGCATCCCCGCCATCGTCCGGGGACGAGACCTCGCCCGCAGCCTGGTCGCCTTCGCCCGTGACGCGGCCACCTTCGACGGCGTGGAGCCCCAGCGCGACCAGGTTCAGGACCGCCTCCCGCTCACCGACATCACGGGGCGGCTCAATGGGTATGCCACCTTCCTCGCCGAGCAACTCACCCGGGAGGCCGAGCGCGAGGGCCGTGATCCGGGGTTGCGCCTGGCCGGACTGGCCGACCGGCTCTCGGCGATCACGCGGGTGCTCGATGCCGGGGGCGCCCAGACGCTGGGGCAACTCGTCGCCGACATCCGACTGCTGTTTCAAGGCGACCCGGAGCGCAGCGTCGTCCTGAGCACGGTCCACCGTGCCAAGGGACAGGAGGCCGAACGCGTGTTCATCCTGGAGCCCGCTCTGCTGCCTCACCCCAAGGCCAGGACGCCGCAGGCGCTCCAGGCCGAGCGGTGTCTCCAGTTCGTCGCCTTCACCCGCAGCAGGCGGGACCTGTTCTTCGTGGACGCCGAGCACAGCCCCA